Proteins encoded together in one Procambarus clarkii isolate CNS0578487 chromosome 67, FALCON_Pclarkii_2.0, whole genome shotgun sequence window:
- the LOC123767569 gene encoding BUD13 homolog isoform X1, producing the protein MRRRPGGGPCKQLFHKMAAPLSQKEYLKKYLSGNDPEKKKKKKKKKDKLSGSSKGMRIIEDSLDLKNVPYGCVNDDDKPTVAEVTYDDEKMKFMEEFQENRRWKKIIDKEGKEEDHDYQHAQRKTKDSPSRRARHGSGSPPRKKRHDSESPPRKTRYDSKSPRRRRHDSGSPPRRAKHNSRSPPWRERHDSGSPPPRARHESRSPPLRTRQDSGSPQRRRQDSGSPLLVIRSESKSPRVRKQDQSSDKSPQSGDAKISSVKRPRHDSDSYPLGNMENKQNTNSSELSSRRKRHDSDLSPERKRHDSETSLSRKRHDSSTASPDRKQHDSDTSPSGRGHDLETIPPGRNKHNSGISPQRIRDSDASHSQMNRHDSHTPPQRKKREDSNASPQRTVKDESSMSPLRGKHDSDTSPPRKGHEALSYRPRRKRSDSEMSPLRKEEIESDLSPPRNKSSDSDTSPPRRKRNDSDSSSPGRRKFESDSPPPRRRNDSDTSPPRKKRTESRPSSPRSKRNDSDSSPPRRKKNDSQSSPPRRKRNDSDASPPRKKRNDSDSSPPRRKRNDSDCSPPRKKMDDSHNHSQRESGQHPERKMTTQEYLLARKRGQLKKDTPEDIARKEREAVLQRQAEEKHQQWKHGVKQVQEYQQKVADEMHEMGKAFARTADDVDMNDRLKVVARKEDPMLDYIMQKEVKSNKQAVKPIYKGSFPPNRLNIRPGYRWDGVDRSNGFEKQWFERQNSRKAQDEEAYKWSVADM; encoded by the exons ATGAGAAGGAGGCCCGGCGGGGGACCATGTAAACAACTCTTCCACAAG ATGGCTGCCCCATTAAGCCAGAAAGAATATCTAAAGAAGTACCTGAGTGGTAATGATCCTGaaaagaaaaagaagaaaaagaaaaagaaggatAAACTCTCTGGTTCTAGCAAAGG AATGCGGATAATTGAAGATTCTCTCGATTTGAAAAATGTACCCTATGGatgtgtaaatgatgatgataaacctacaGTAGCTGAAGTTACATATGATGATGAAAAAATGAAATTTATGGAGGAATTTCAAGAAAACAGAAGGTGGAAGAAGATAATTGACAAAGAGGGTAAGGAGGAGGATCATGATTACCAGCATgcccagagaaaaacaaaagattCTCCATCACGAAGAGCAAGACATGGCTCTGGATCTCCACCAAGGAAAAAAAGACATGACTCTGAATCTCCACCACGAAAAACCAGGTATGACTCAAAATCTCCACGAAGGAGAAGACATGATTCTGGATCACCTCCAAGAAGAGCAAAGCATAACTCAAGATCTCCACCCTGGAGGGAAAGACATGACTCTGGCTCTCCACCACCTAGAGCAAGGCATGAATCTCGATCTCCACCACTGAGGACAAGACAGGACTCTGGATCTCCGCAACGGAGGAGACAAGATTCTGGTTCACCACTACTCGTTATCAGAAGTGAGTCCAAATCCCCTCGAGTGAGAAAACAGGATCAGAGTTCTGACAAATCACCTCAGTCAGGTGATGCAAAGATTTCTTCAGTAAAGAGACCAAGACATGATTCAGATTCATATCCATTAGGAAAtatggaaaataaacaaaatacaaATTCTTCTGAATTGTCATCAAGGAGAAAAAGACATGATTCTGACCTTTCACCTGAAAGAAAAAGACATGATTCAGAGACCTCACTTTCAAGAAAGAGACATGATTCAAGCACTGCATCTCCTGACAGAAAACAGCATGATTCAGACACATCACCTTCTGGAAGAGGGCATGATTTGGAAACTATACCTCCTGGTAGAAATAAACATAATTCAGGTATTTCACCTCAAAGAATTCGTGATTCAGATGCATCACACTCACAGATGAACAGGCATGATTCGCACACGCCGCCACAACGAAAAAAGAGAGAAGATTCAAATGCCTCACCTCAGAGAACAGTCAAAGACGAATCCAGCATGTCACCCTTAAGAGGTAAACATGACTCAGATACTTCACCTCCAAGAAAAGGGCATGAGGCTCTATCTTATAGGCCTAGGAGGAAAAGAAGTGATTCTGAAATGTCTCCTCTTAGAAAGGAGGAAATTGAATCAGATTTATCACCACCTAGAAATAAAAGTAGTGATTCTGACACATCTCCCCCACGGAGAAAAAGGAATGACTCAGACTCTTCATCTCCTGGAAGAAGGAAGTTTGAATCTGATtcaccaccacccaggaggaGGAATGATTCTGATACCTCACCTCCTAGGAAAAAAAGAACTGAATCTCGCCCTTCCTCACCAAGGAGTAAAAGGAATGATTCTGACTCTTCACCTCCAAGAAGGAAAAAGAATGATTCTCAATCCTCTCCTCCAAGGAGAAAAAGGAATGATTCTGATGCCTCACCACCTCGAAAAAAAAGAAATGATTCAGACTCCTCACCACCAAGGAGAAAAAGAAATGACTCGGATTGCTCTCCGCCCAGAAAGAAAATGGATGATTCACATAATCATTCACAGAGAGAAAGTGGGCAGCATCCAGAACGCAAAATGACCACTCAAGAATATCTCCTAGCCAGGAAGAGGGGTCAACTAAAGAAAGACACTCCAGAAGATATTGCCAGGAAGGAAAGAGAGGCAGTGTTGCAGCGTCAGGCTGAAGAAAAGCACCAACAGTGGAAACATGGTGTAAAGCAGGTTCAGGAGTATCAACAAAAGGTAGCTGACGAAATGCATGAAATGGGTAAAGCCTTTGCAAGAACTGCAGATGATGTCGACATGAATGATCGATTGAAAGTTGTAGCTCGAAAAGAAGATCCGATGTTAGACTATATTATGCAGAAGGAAGTTAAATCAAATAAACAGGCAGTTAAACCAATATATAAAGGCTCATTTCCTCCAAACAGACTAAATATTCGACCTGGCTATAGGTGGGATGGAGTAGACAGGTCAAATGGCTTTGAGAAACAGTGGTTTGAGCGTCAGAACAGTAGGAAGGCTCAGGATGAAGAAGCATACAAGTGGAGTGTAGCTGACATGTAG
- the LOC123767569 gene encoding BUD13 homolog isoform X2 — translation MAAPLSQKEYLKKYLSGNDPEKKKKKKKKKDKLSGSSKGMRIIEDSLDLKNVPYGCVNDDDKPTVAEVTYDDEKMKFMEEFQENRRWKKIIDKEGKEEDHDYQHAQRKTKDSPSRRARHGSGSPPRKKRHDSESPPRKTRYDSKSPRRRRHDSGSPPRRAKHNSRSPPWRERHDSGSPPPRARHESRSPPLRTRQDSGSPQRRRQDSGSPLLVIRSESKSPRVRKQDQSSDKSPQSGDAKISSVKRPRHDSDSYPLGNMENKQNTNSSELSSRRKRHDSDLSPERKRHDSETSLSRKRHDSSTASPDRKQHDSDTSPSGRGHDLETIPPGRNKHNSGISPQRIRDSDASHSQMNRHDSHTPPQRKKREDSNASPQRTVKDESSMSPLRGKHDSDTSPPRKGHEALSYRPRRKRSDSEMSPLRKEEIESDLSPPRNKSSDSDTSPPRRKRNDSDSSSPGRRKFESDSPPPRRRNDSDTSPPRKKRTESRPSSPRSKRNDSDSSPPRRKKNDSQSSPPRRKRNDSDASPPRKKRNDSDSSPPRRKRNDSDCSPPRKKMDDSHNHSQRESGQHPERKMTTQEYLLARKRGQLKKDTPEDIARKEREAVLQRQAEEKHQQWKHGVKQVQEYQQKVADEMHEMGKAFARTADDVDMNDRLKVVARKEDPMLDYIMQKEVKSNKQAVKPIYKGSFPPNRLNIRPGYRWDGVDRSNGFEKQWFERQNSRKAQDEEAYKWSVADM, via the exons ATGGCTGCCCCATTAAGCCAGAAAGAATATCTAAAGAAGTACCTGAGTGGTAATGATCCTGaaaagaaaaagaagaaaaagaaaaagaaggatAAACTCTCTGGTTCTAGCAAAGG AATGCGGATAATTGAAGATTCTCTCGATTTGAAAAATGTACCCTATGGatgtgtaaatgatgatgataaacctacaGTAGCTGAAGTTACATATGATGATGAAAAAATGAAATTTATGGAGGAATTTCAAGAAAACAGAAGGTGGAAGAAGATAATTGACAAAGAGGGTAAGGAGGAGGATCATGATTACCAGCATgcccagagaaaaacaaaagattCTCCATCACGAAGAGCAAGACATGGCTCTGGATCTCCACCAAGGAAAAAAAGACATGACTCTGAATCTCCACCACGAAAAACCAGGTATGACTCAAAATCTCCACGAAGGAGAAGACATGATTCTGGATCACCTCCAAGAAGAGCAAAGCATAACTCAAGATCTCCACCCTGGAGGGAAAGACATGACTCTGGCTCTCCACCACCTAGAGCAAGGCATGAATCTCGATCTCCACCACTGAGGACAAGACAGGACTCTGGATCTCCGCAACGGAGGAGACAAGATTCTGGTTCACCACTACTCGTTATCAGAAGTGAGTCCAAATCCCCTCGAGTGAGAAAACAGGATCAGAGTTCTGACAAATCACCTCAGTCAGGTGATGCAAAGATTTCTTCAGTAAAGAGACCAAGACATGATTCAGATTCATATCCATTAGGAAAtatggaaaataaacaaaatacaaATTCTTCTGAATTGTCATCAAGGAGAAAAAGACATGATTCTGACCTTTCACCTGAAAGAAAAAGACATGATTCAGAGACCTCACTTTCAAGAAAGAGACATGATTCAAGCACTGCATCTCCTGACAGAAAACAGCATGATTCAGACACATCACCTTCTGGAAGAGGGCATGATTTGGAAACTATACCTCCTGGTAGAAATAAACATAATTCAGGTATTTCACCTCAAAGAATTCGTGATTCAGATGCATCACACTCACAGATGAACAGGCATGATTCGCACACGCCGCCACAACGAAAAAAGAGAGAAGATTCAAATGCCTCACCTCAGAGAACAGTCAAAGACGAATCCAGCATGTCACCCTTAAGAGGTAAACATGACTCAGATACTTCACCTCCAAGAAAAGGGCATGAGGCTCTATCTTATAGGCCTAGGAGGAAAAGAAGTGATTCTGAAATGTCTCCTCTTAGAAAGGAGGAAATTGAATCAGATTTATCACCACCTAGAAATAAAAGTAGTGATTCTGACACATCTCCCCCACGGAGAAAAAGGAATGACTCAGACTCTTCATCTCCTGGAAGAAGGAAGTTTGAATCTGATtcaccaccacccaggaggaGGAATGATTCTGATACCTCACCTCCTAGGAAAAAAAGAACTGAATCTCGCCCTTCCTCACCAAGGAGTAAAAGGAATGATTCTGACTCTTCACCTCCAAGAAGGAAAAAGAATGATTCTCAATCCTCTCCTCCAAGGAGAAAAAGGAATGATTCTGATGCCTCACCACCTCGAAAAAAAAGAAATGATTCAGACTCCTCACCACCAAGGAGAAAAAGAAATGACTCGGATTGCTCTCCGCCCAGAAAGAAAATGGATGATTCACATAATCATTCACAGAGAGAAAGTGGGCAGCATCCAGAACGCAAAATGACCACTCAAGAATATCTCCTAGCCAGGAAGAGGGGTCAACTAAAGAAAGACACTCCAGAAGATATTGCCAGGAAGGAAAGAGAGGCAGTGTTGCAGCGTCAGGCTGAAGAAAAGCACCAACAGTGGAAACATGGTGTAAAGCAGGTTCAGGAGTATCAACAAAAGGTAGCTGACGAAATGCATGAAATGGGTAAAGCCTTTGCAAGAACTGCAGATGATGTCGACATGAATGATCGATTGAAAGTTGTAGCTCGAAAAGAAGATCCGATGTTAGACTATATTATGCAGAAGGAAGTTAAATCAAATAAACAGGCAGTTAAACCAATATATAAAGGCTCATTTCCTCCAAACAGACTAAATATTCGACCTGGCTATAGGTGGGATGGAGTAGACAGGTCAAATGGCTTTGAGAAACAGTGGTTTGAGCGTCAGAACAGTAGGAAGGCTCAGGATGAAGAAGCATACAAGTGGAGTGTAGCTGACATGTAG
- the LOC123767568 gene encoding target of rapamycin complex subunit lst8 → MSANDPSSQVILATASYDHTIKLWQAHSGICQRTLKHPESQVNALEISPDRHMLAAAGYQHIRMYDLKTLNEDPVVNYEGVSKNVTALGFQEDGKWMFTGGEDCTAKIWDLRSYNLNVSRIFQVSTPVNCACLHPNQAELFVGDQSGVIHIWDVKTEHNEQLIPEPDGSIQSIAIDPEGTYMAAVNNKGKVYVWRLSGGTGDTPIHLTPTRSLLAHNNYALKVKFSPDSTMMVTTSADHTARIWKTADFSQMTELSDSSQRWVWDVAFSADSQHVITGSSDNTARLWSVETGEIKREYSGHQKTISAIAFKDVLYQS, encoded by the exons ATGTCTGCCAATGACCCGTCAAGCCAAGTTATTTTGGCAACCGCCAGCTACGATCACACCATCAAGTTATGGCAGGCCCACAGTGGGATTTGTCAACGAACCCTCAAACATCCTGAATCT CAAGTAAATGCCCTGGAGATATCCCCTGACCGTCACATGTTAGCAGCAGCTGGTTACCAACACATCCGCATGTATGACCTTAAAACATTAAATGAGGACCCTGTTGTCAACTATGAAGGAGTGAGTAAGAATGTTACAGCACTTGGATTTCAGGAAGATGGAAAGTGGATGTTCACAGGAGGCGAAGATTGTACTGCAAAAATTTGGGACTTGAG GTCATATAACCTGAATGTGTCTAGAATTTTTCAAGTAAGCACCCCTGTCAACTGTGCCTGCCTTCACCCCAACCAGGCAGAGCTATTTGTTGGAGACCAGTCAGGAGTCATCCATATTTGGGATGTGAAAACTGAACACAATGAACAATTG ATACCAGAGCCTGATGGTAGTATTCAGAGCATTGCCATAGACCCTGAAGGAACGTACATGGCTGCTGTCAATAATAAAGGAAAAGTGTACGTGTGGCGACTTTCTGGAGGCACTGGTGATACGCCCATCCACCTGACACCAACAAGATCACTTCTAGCTCATAACAACTATGCTCTCAAAGTCAAGTTTAGCCCCGATTCCAC TATGATggtaacaacatcagctgaccacACCGCTCGTATATGGAAGACAGCAGATTTCTCTCAGATGACAGAGTTGAGTGACAGCAGCCAAAGATGGGTGTGGGATGTTGCTTTTTCTGCTGATTCACAGCATGTTATAACAG gcTCATCTGATAACACTGCAAGACTGTGGTCTGTAGAAACTGGCGAAATTAAGCGTGAATACTCTGGTCACCAAAAAACTATTTCTGCAATAGCATTTAAAGATGTTTTGTATCAAAGTTAA